The Synergistaceae bacterium genome contains a region encoding:
- a CDS encoding L-rhamnose mutarotase, producing the protein MERYAWKATVKPGMLAEYRKRHDEIWPELVELLKSAGIRNYTIWNTGSELFGYYECEKGVEFAARTQAESAVVDRWNEYMKDVMTMELDPETGAQPKLTQVFFLE; encoded by the coding sequence ATGGAACGTTACGCGTGGAAAGCAACCGTCAAGCCCGGAATGCTCGCGGAGTACAGGAAACGCCACGACGAGATCTGGCCTGAGCTTGTCGAGCTCCTGAAGTCCGCAGGAATCCGCAACTACACAATCTGGAACACGGGTTCGGAGCTGTTCGGGTACTACGAGTGCGAGAAAGGCGTTGAGTTTGCGGCTCGTACTCAGGCGGAAAGCGCGGTAGTTGACCGCTGGAACGAGTACATGAAGGACGTAATGACTATGGAGCTTGACCCCGAAACAGGAGCTCAGCCGAAACTAACTCAAGTGTTCTTCTTGGAGTAA
- a CDS encoding substrate-binding domain-containing protein: MKKLLALVLVLSFVFAGCAFAEDKPGAGITIGVVYKQSGNPYFQAGVAGFQKAADELGFTFMHDGPDDGSSDGQIRIIENYIAQGVDVLCISANDPASLVDVCNEAREAGIKVVTWDAPVDPEGRDLDVEPASAKVIALTQLDSMVKSVGGKGQIAILSAMATAPNQNLWISFMLDALKSGDDKYKDIEFVGVVYGDDEYTKSFNETQALLEQYPNLKGIIVPTTVGAPAVSKCIMDAKRNVKVTGLTLASDMKEFINKGIADETFLWNPTQLGYAASYAAVAFVKGQITGKEGETFDAGEVGTLTIEKAADGGTISFLNKLNTFNNDTVDEWINIL; this comes from the coding sequence ATGAAGAAGTTGTTAGCGTTAGTGTTAGTGCTGTCGTTCGTGTTCGCAGGGTGTGCGTTCGCTGAGGACAAGCCCGGAGCAGGAATCACGATCGGCGTAGTCTACAAGCAGTCCGGCAACCCCTACTTCCAGGCAGGAGTCGCAGGCTTCCAGAAGGCCGCTGACGAGCTCGGCTTCACGTTCATGCACGACGGCCCCGACGACGGAAGCTCTGACGGACAGATACGCATCATCGAGAACTACATTGCACAGGGCGTTGACGTTCTCTGCATCTCCGCAAACGACCCCGCATCACTTGTCGACGTGTGCAACGAAGCCCGCGAGGCCGGAATCAAAGTCGTAACGTGGGACGCTCCCGTAGACCCCGAAGGCAGAGACCTCGATGTCGAACCCGCAAGCGCGAAGGTCATCGCACTCACACAGCTGGACTCGATGGTGAAGTCTGTCGGCGGAAAAGGACAGATCGCAATCCTCTCCGCAATGGCCACAGCTCCCAACCAGAACCTGTGGATCTCCTTCATGCTCGACGCACTCAAGAGCGGCGACGACAAGTACAAGGATATAGAGTTCGTCGGAGTAGTTTACGGTGATGACGAGTACACAAAGTCCTTCAACGAGACGCAGGCACTCCTCGAGCAGTATCCCAACCTCAAGGGAATCATCGTCCCGACGACGGTCGGTGCTCCGGCAGTCAGCAAGTGCATCATGGACGCAAAGCGCAACGTCAAGGTTACCGGCCTCACGCTCGCGTCAGACATGAAGGAGTTCATCAACAAGGGTATAGCCGACGAAACCTTCCTGTGGAATCCCACACAGCTCGGTTACGCGGCATCTTATGCGGCGGTAGCTTTCGTGAAGGGGCAGATAACCGGCAAAGAGGGCGAGACCTTCGATGCAGGCGAGGTAGGAACGCTGACCATCGAGAAGGCGGCGGACGGCGGAACGATCAGCTTCCTGAACAAGCTCAACACGTTCAACAACGACACTGTTGACGAGTGGATCAACATTCTGTAG
- a CDS encoding ABC transporter permease, whose product MKSIKRFFTSWEFFLVILLAVVCVVFWYVDAARVAAGISRRPVFYFANVVRSMRPYFLYSFMTLGMMLILAMGDIDISVGAIGTLSVVTLGVTYNNLAVLGGMSGPVALTLSLLACLLVGAVCGALNGFLCTRFKELFSMIITLATQLFFRGFSYLIIGGETLTFKDPTFRSLSALNKLLDVGGVKVPVSLPVFLVFAIIFFVWLHMTGNGRKIFAIGTNRSATYYSGIQTDRIKFWCFVIAGLMSAVTGIFFVGNSSSSVKADIMDGYHMYAIAAAVLGGFSTDGGKGSVIGAAISLVIFGVVKFGLGTLFGFADSAVNLSVGVILILSVLVPNLIEDWQNARRVARRRAETAAAVHS is encoded by the coding sequence ATGAAGAGCATCAAGAGATTTTTCACGAGCTGGGAATTTTTCCTCGTCATCCTTCTTGCTGTCGTGTGCGTGGTGTTCTGGTACGTTGATGCCGCACGTGTTGCCGCAGGAATTTCGCGCCGTCCCGTCTTCTACTTCGCTAACGTCGTGAGGAGTATGCGGCCGTATTTCCTGTACAGCTTCATGACTCTCGGAATGATGCTGATACTTGCGATGGGAGACATTGATATTTCCGTCGGAGCTATCGGAACATTGAGCGTCGTAACTTTAGGCGTAACGTACAACAACCTTGCTGTTCTCGGCGGAATGTCCGGGCCTGTGGCACTGACGCTGTCGCTCTTGGCCTGCCTTCTCGTCGGAGCAGTGTGCGGTGCGCTGAACGGTTTTCTGTGCACGCGCTTCAAGGAATTGTTCTCGATGATAATCACCCTCGCGACGCAGTTATTCTTTCGCGGGTTCAGCTACCTCATAATCGGCGGAGAAACTCTGACGTTCAAAGATCCTACGTTCCGTTCTCTGTCTGCGTTGAACAAGCTGCTTGATGTCGGGGGCGTGAAAGTTCCTGTGTCATTGCCGGTGTTCTTAGTGTTCGCGATAATCTTCTTCGTGTGGCTTCACATGACCGGCAACGGCAGAAAGATTTTCGCGATAGGCACGAACAGGAGCGCGACGTACTATTCAGGTATTCAGACGGATCGTATAAAATTCTGGTGCTTCGTTATCGCGGGTCTGATGAGTGCAGTAACAGGTATATTCTTTGTCGGCAACTCGTCATCGAGCGTGAAGGCCGACATAATGGACGGCTACCACATGTACGCGATTGCGGCGGCAGTTCTCGGAGGCTTCTCGACTGACGGCGGAAAAGGAAGCGTAATCGGTGCGGCCATATCGCTGGTGATATTCGGCGTGGTGAAGTTCGGTCTGGGTACGCTGTTCGGATTTGCGGACAGTGCGGTAAACTTGTCTGTAGGAGTAATCCTGATACTGAGCGTGTTAGTGCCGAACCTCATCGAGGACTGGCAGAACGCAAGGAGAGTAGCGAGACGCAGAGCCGAGACAGCAGCGGCTGTGCATTCATAA
- a CDS encoding ABC transporter permease, with product MNKGKSFYSFLIEHRELPLLAVLVLLLAVVNVRVPGYLANSWLNVLKNGSINMVMCCGMLCVLLVGSIDISTTAVLAFAGAVAGKLMGLGVIQNTLLMFVLGIAIGAAIGAINGILMSYGRVIALIVTLGTSYIVRALIPMNWLLGMNKVNPTQLTQAFKDSLINHEFLGLPFLVWLAVLVVIATAVFLNYTRTGRNLYAVGSNAEAAQMRGVHLNKIRVLAHTICGASAGLAGIMWLAFYAAIEKGSATGDEMFTIAACVLGGVSVTGGYGKITGVVIGAVMVAFIDSAIPQMQIGNSMITEFIKGILLLFAILLNVILQRISAKQDLARRNI from the coding sequence ATGAACAAGGGCAAATCATTCTATTCGTTCCTTATCGAACACAGGGAGCTTCCCCTTCTGGCGGTGCTGGTGCTTTTGCTGGCTGTCGTGAACGTCAGAGTTCCGGGCTACCTCGCTAACTCGTGGCTTAACGTCCTGAAGAACGGCTCTATCAACATGGTCATGTGCTGCGGAATGCTCTGCGTCCTGCTCGTCGGCTCAATAGACATTTCCACTACGGCAGTCCTTGCGTTCGCGGGAGCTGTTGCCGGTAAGCTGATGGGGCTCGGAGTGATTCAGAACACGTTGTTGATGTTCGTGCTGGGTATCGCAATCGGCGCGGCTATCGGTGCGATTAACGGCATCTTGATGAGCTACGGGCGAGTCATCGCGTTAATCGTTACGCTGGGCACGAGCTACATAGTCAGGGCACTAATCCCCATGAACTGGCTGTTAGGGATGAACAAGGTCAACCCCACACAGCTGACACAAGCCTTCAAGGACAGCCTGATTAATCACGAGTTTCTTGGCCTGCCTTTCTTGGTGTGGCTGGCGGTTCTAGTGGTGATTGCTACTGCGGTGTTCCTGAACTACACGCGCACAGGCAGGAATCTTTACGCTGTCGGCTCAAACGCTGAGGCAGCACAGATGCGCGGCGTTCACCTGAACAAGATACGCGTTCTCGCACACACAATCTGCGGAGCGTCTGCAGGACTCGCGGGTATAATGTGGCTTGCGTTCTATGCGGCAATCGAGAAGGGCAGTGCTACGGGTGATGAGATGTTCACGATAGCGGCCTGTGTTCTCGGAGGAGTGAGCGTTACCGGCGGCTACGGAAAAATCACAGGGGTTGTGATAGGTGCAGTGATGGTAGCGTTCATCGACAGTGCGATACCGCAGATGCAGATAGGCAACTCAATGATTACGGAGTTCATCAAGGGAATACTGTTATTATTCGCTATCCTGCTGAACGTGATACTTCAGAGGATTTCGGCCAAGCAGGACTTAGCAAGGAGGAACATATAA
- a CDS encoding sugar ABC transporter ATP-binding protein has protein sequence MSEYILELNGITKIFPGVKALDNVHFNLKAGEIHALAGENGAGKSTFIKVITGAHQPDGGEIILNGERVVMSDPVVAQERGIAAIYQHAASYPDLSVAENIFAGHEFKIGPFIDWGKMNREAKKLLEAVDADFSPTASVGSLSVAQQQLVEIAKALSMNAKILIMDEPTAALSQREAEALYKIALRLRDQGTGIILISHRFEDMYGLAERVTVFRDAQYIGTWNLHEVEQSFLIHQMVGRDINQLYPKKEPEIGEELLRLEGLSRTGFFRDVNITVKAGEIVGLTGLVGAGRTEVMESVFGVHQPDSGKIIFRGEEIGYHTPTQMMEKGLGYLPEDRQKDGLLLQWSINHNISLPVMAKECQDGIFINRKKEYELSDGMQAVLAIKAPNTDTLTGALSGGNQQKVVVAKQLAANPKLIILDEPTKGVDVGSKAAIYEIMSDLASQGLGILMISSELPEVINMSDRIYVMSEGKVTAEFTDTKSLTQEIILNAAMPQSKAAS, from the coding sequence TTGTCGGAATACATACTAGAGCTTAACGGCATAACAAAAATCTTTCCGGGCGTTAAGGCTCTCGACAATGTTCACTTCAACCTTAAGGCCGGAGAGATTCACGCCCTCGCAGGTGAGAACGGTGCAGGGAAATCTACCTTCATCAAGGTCATCACAGGCGCGCACCAGCCCGACGGCGGAGAAATCATCCTCAACGGTGAACGTGTCGTAATGTCTGACCCTGTCGTGGCTCAGGAGCGGGGCATTGCCGCAATCTACCAGCACGCCGCGAGCTACCCTGATTTGAGCGTGGCAGAGAACATTTTTGCGGGGCACGAGTTCAAGATTGGGCCGTTCATCGACTGGGGAAAAATGAACCGCGAGGCCAAGAAGTTATTAGAGGCTGTCGATGCGGACTTCAGCCCGACGGCATCAGTGGGCTCGTTGTCTGTTGCTCAGCAGCAGCTCGTCGAAATCGCAAAGGCACTCTCCATGAACGCAAAGATTCTCATCATGGACGAACCTACAGCCGCACTCTCTCAGCGCGAAGCCGAAGCCCTCTACAAAATAGCATTGAGGTTAAGGGATCAGGGCACGGGAATTATCCTCATCTCTCACAGGTTCGAGGACATGTACGGCCTTGCTGAAAGAGTTACGGTCTTCCGTGATGCACAATATATCGGCACGTGGAATCTTCACGAGGTTGAACAGTCATTCCTGATTCATCAGATGGTAGGGAGAGACATCAACCAGCTCTATCCGAAGAAAGAGCCGGAAATAGGCGAAGAACTGTTGAGGCTTGAAGGACTCAGCAGAACGGGTTTCTTCCGCGACGTGAACATCACAGTTAAGGCCGGAGAGATTGTGGGCTTGACGGGACTTGTCGGCGCGGGCAGGACTGAGGTAATGGAGTCAGTTTTTGGAGTTCACCAGCCCGACAGCGGAAAGATTATCTTCAGGGGAGAAGAGATAGGCTACCACACTCCGACACAAATGATGGAGAAAGGTCTCGGCTATCTTCCTGAGGACAGGCAGAAGGATGGGCTGTTGCTGCAGTGGTCAATCAATCACAACATCTCCCTTCCCGTAATGGCTAAAGAGTGCCAGGACGGAATCTTCATCAACCGCAAAAAGGAGTACGAGCTATCCGACGGAATGCAGGCAGTCCTCGCGATTAAAGCCCCCAACACCGACACGCTGACCGGCGCGCTCTCGGGCGGAAATCAACAGAAGGTAGTCGTGGCGAAACAGTTAGCGGCAAACCCGAAGCTGATTATCCTCGACGAACCCACTAAGGGCGTTGACGTTGGGAGCAAGGCGGCAATCTACGAGATTATGTCTGACCTTGCCTCGCAGGGCTTGGGAATACTCATGATAAGTTCTGAGCTCCCCGAAGTCATCAACATGAGCGACAGAATTTACGTCATGAGTGAAGGGAAAGTTACGGCGGAGTTCACGGACACGAAGAGCCTGACTCAGGAGATAATCCTTAATGCCGCAATGCCCCAGAGCAAAGCAGCATCCTAG
- the rhaD gene encoding rhamnulose-1-phosphate aldolase has translation MKDIMTAPFMVEMIRTCTNMYAHGWDERNGGNISLMLEEDDVKEYGDINRVLRTIPTGFEAPALDGKYFLVTGTGKYFKNVQYAPDVNLGLVKIIDGGKNAQLLWGFSDGGKFTSEFPAHMMSHAVRISVNPANRVVMHCHPTNLLAMTYVHTLDEKAFTRTLWQMCTECIVVFPDGVNVLPWMLCGTNEIGEATAEKMKTARLVVWAQHGLYGAGVDLDEAFGLIETAEKAAEIYMKIAHLPLVNTITDEQMHLLEGRFGVKAREGYLS, from the coding sequence ATGAAGGACATAATGACAGCTCCCTTCATGGTCGAGATGATTCGTACGTGCACGAACATGTACGCTCACGGCTGGGACGAACGCAACGGCGGAAACATCTCGCTGATGCTTGAAGAAGATGACGTGAAGGAGTACGGCGACATTAACAGGGTGTTACGCACAATCCCGACGGGGTTTGAAGCTCCTGCTCTCGATGGCAAGTACTTCCTCGTTACGGGAACAGGAAAATACTTCAAGAATGTGCAGTACGCACCTGACGTGAATCTTGGCCTCGTGAAAATCATTGACGGCGGAAAGAACGCACAGCTTCTGTGGGGATTCAGCGACGGCGGAAAGTTCACGAGCGAATTTCCCGCGCATATGATGAGCCATGCCGTGAGAATCTCCGTCAACCCCGCAAACAGAGTCGTGATGCACTGCCACCCCACTAACCTGCTCGCAATGACCTATGTCCACACGCTGGACGAGAAGGCGTTTACGCGCACCCTATGGCAGATGTGCACTGAATGCATCGTGGTTTTCCCCGACGGCGTTAATGTCCTTCCGTGGATGCTCTGCGGTACGAACGAGATCGGCGAGGCAACAGCGGAGAAGATGAAGACAGCGCGTCTTGTTGTGTGGGCACAGCACGGGCTGTACGGTGCAGGGGTTGACCTTGATGAAGCGTTCGGGCTGATCGAGACAGCGGAGAAGGCGGCGGAAATCTACATGAAGATAGCTCATCTTCCGCTGGTCAACACAATAACTGATGAACAGATGCACCTCTTAGAGGGCAGGTTCGGAGTAAAGGCTCGCGAAGGCTATTTATCGTAA
- a CDS encoding L-rhamnose isomerase translates to MSYSDAKKKYSALGIDTDAAISKLKGVPVSLHCWQGDDVRGFDTDPSKPLTGGIQTTGNYPGRARTPEELMADLDEVMSLIPGTPKMNLHASYAIFDGTDWVDRDKLEPKHFAKWVKFCKDRGLGCDFNPTFFSHPKCDPLTLASPNEDTRKFWIEHGKACIRISTYLAEELGVPCVMNIWTGDGFKDVPGDRLGPRMRYREAIDEILSEPYDFKKVKPCIESKVFGIGVEAYTVGSAEFALSYAAYNREKCIPLMDNGHYHPTEVVSDKIPALLTFFDEIALHVTRPIRWDSDHVVLFDDETREIAREIVRCGIGRVNIALDYFDASINRIAAWTMGYRNFQKALLFAMLQPVEELKAMQDKGEFSKLFVVQDELKTLPFGDVWDEYCRTCGKPLDREWFGQVEKYEAEVLSKRS, encoded by the coding sequence ATGAGTTATTCAGACGCAAAGAAGAAGTATTCAGCACTGGGGATTGACACCGACGCGGCAATCTCGAAGCTGAAGGGTGTACCTGTATCACTGCACTGCTGGCAGGGCGACGACGTGAGAGGTTTCGACACAGACCCCAGCAAGCCCTTGACCGGCGGAATCCAGACTACGGGCAATTATCCCGGACGCGCAAGGACTCCTGAGGAGCTTATGGCAGACCTCGACGAAGTCATGAGCCTGATACCCGGAACGCCGAAGATGAACCTTCACGCGAGCTACGCAATCTTTGACGGCACGGACTGGGTAGACAGGGACAAGCTCGAACCGAAGCACTTTGCGAAGTGGGTAAAGTTCTGCAAGGACAGAGGACTCGGGTGCGACTTCAACCCCACATTCTTTTCACACCCGAAGTGCGACCCGCTGACTCTTGCTTCACCGAACGAGGACACGCGGAAGTTCTGGATCGAGCACGGCAAGGCCTGCATCAGAATCAGCACGTATCTTGCGGAGGAGCTCGGAGTTCCCTGCGTGATGAACATCTGGACCGGCGACGGCTTCAAGGACGTACCCGGCGACAGACTCGGGCCGAGAATGAGATACCGTGAAGCGATTGACGAGATACTTTCTGAGCCTTACGACTTCAAGAAGGTAAAGCCCTGCATTGAAAGCAAGGTGTTCGGCATCGGCGTTGAGGCTTATACTGTCGGGAGCGCGGAATTTGCCCTGAGCTACGCCGCGTACAACAGAGAGAAGTGCATTCCCCTCATGGACAACGGACACTATCACCCCACAGAGGTTGTGAGCGACAAGATACCTGCACTGCTGACGTTCTTTGACGAGATTGCGCTTCACGTAACGAGGCCGATACGCTGGGATTCGGATCACGTTGTGCTGTTCGACGACGAGACTAGGGAGATTGCCCGCGAGATAGTCAGGTGCGGCATCGGCAGGGTGAACATTGCGCTTGATTACTTCGACGCATCAATCAACCGTATAGCCGCGTGGACTATGGGCTACAGGAACTTCCAGAAGGCGTTACTGTTCGCAATGCTGCAGCCAGTTGAAGAGCTGAAGGCCATGCAGGATAAGGGCGAGTTCTCGAAGCTGTTTGTGGTGCAGGACGAGCTGAAGACGTTACCGTTCGGCGACGTGTGGGATGAGTACTGCAGGACTTGCGGGAAGCCGTTAGACCGTGAATGGTTCGGCCAAGTCGAGAAGTATGAAGCTGAAGTTCTCAGCAAGAGGAGTTAA
- a CDS encoding rhamnulokinase: MKYYLAVDIGASSGRHILGWLEDGKISVRELYRFPNGVTECEGHLTWDIEALLSHVKHGIDLALNECPDIASLSVDTWGVDYVLMKGDAEVLPCYAYRDTRTQKSIPEVHGIMPFEELYRRTGIQFQPFNTIYQLYADKMAGRLEGVTDFLMMPEYLLYKLCGVKSHEYTNATTGGMVSAKTGQFDAEIISALGLPPELFCPLSQPGTKLGTYKGIQCVLCATHDTASAVEGIPMDGDEIFISSGTWSLLGAKIPSPITTPESMKANYTNEGGVGYTRYLKNIMGMWLINRLRDELCKGKDFGEIVSEAEASTFNETVNADDEAFLAPESMKAAFDSKLAAKPEDSAGYFRCAYRSLAQSYKKAVTEMENISGRTYTSIYIVGGGAKNKFLNRLTEEATGKKVIALPIEATALGNLKIQMEAI, translated from the coding sequence ATGAAGTATTACCTTGCTGTTGACATCGGAGCGTCTTCGGGTCGCCATATTCTGGGGTGGCTTGAGGACGGCAAAATTTCTGTACGGGAGCTTTATCGCTTCCCCAACGGAGTAACTGAGTGTGAAGGACATCTGACGTGGGACATTGAAGCTCTGCTGTCTCATGTGAAACACGGAATAGACCTCGCCCTCAACGAATGCCCGGACATCGCCAGCCTCTCCGTAGACACGTGGGGAGTTGATTACGTCCTGATGAAGGGAGACGCTGAGGTTCTGCCGTGCTATGCCTACAGGGACACGCGGACGCAGAAGAGCATCCCTGAAGTTCACGGGATTATGCCATTCGAGGAGCTCTACAGGCGGACGGGTATACAGTTCCAGCCCTTCAACACAATCTATCAGCTTTACGCCGACAAGATGGCGGGAAGGTTAGAGGGAGTTACGGACTTCCTGATGATGCCGGAATATCTGCTGTACAAGCTCTGCGGAGTGAAGTCCCACGAGTACACCAACGCGACAACCGGCGGAATGGTCAGCGCAAAAACAGGGCAGTTTGACGCGGAAATCATCTCTGCACTTGGCCTGCCGCCCGAATTGTTCTGCCCTCTCTCACAGCCCGGCACGAAGCTCGGGACGTACAAGGGGATTCAGTGCGTTCTGTGCGCAACCCACGACACAGCCAGCGCGGTTGAAGGCATCCCGATGGACGGCGACGAAATATTCATCTCGTCAGGGACATGGAGTCTTCTCGGCGCAAAGATACCCTCACCCATAACCACACCCGAGAGCATGAAGGCGAACTACACGAATGAAGGCGGAGTAGGTTACACGCGTTACCTCAAGAATATAATGGGAATGTGGCTGATTAACCGTCTGCGTGATGAACTCTGCAAGGGCAAAGACTTCGGGGAAATTGTCAGCGAGGCAGAAGCCAGCACGTTCAATGAGACGGTCAACGCCGATGATGAAGCATTCCTCGCACCCGAGAGCATGAAGGCAGCGTTTGACTCGAAGCTCGCGGCCAAGCCCGAAGACAGCGCGGGGTACTTCAGGTGCGCGTACAGGTCTCTTGCGCAGAGCTACAAGAAGGCAGTAACGGAGATGGAGAACATCAGCGGCAGAACGTACACGAGCATTTACATAGTCGGAGGAGGAGCAAAAAATAAGTTCCTCAACCGCTTGACGGAAGAAGCTACAGGGAAGAAAGTTATTGCCCTGCCAATCGAAGCAACGGCACTGGGCAATCTCAAAATACAGATGGAGGCGATTTGA
- a CDS encoding helix-turn-helix domain-containing protein, whose amino-acid sequence MNQKIIDRLSIITEEEKHILSGRTEIDRSIYMSGERDIISGDKFLPHGRYIMIRPHTRFIHFPEHTHDYVEFVYMCTGSTEHTINGTPITLREGELLMLGQHARQEIYPAGKDDIAVNFIVKPDFFNGVLSFLGNEETPLRRFLLRCITGENEMGYMYFKVSDVLPVQNLVENLLWLLITQTSNVRGIYQLTMGLLFVELLECTDKMEFSQKDQSIIMKVLRYIEENYRNGSLSEISGILHYEHTGLSRLISKETGRNFTQLLRDKRIAQAAWFLLNTDERVDDIACMVGYENMTHFHKLFHEYYGKTPKHYRDCT is encoded by the coding sequence ATGAACCAGAAGATTATCGACCGTCTCAGCATCATTACAGAGGAAGAGAAGCATATCTTGTCGGGCCGTACGGAGATTGACCGCAGTATCTACATGTCAGGAGAGAGGGACATAATCAGCGGGGACAAGTTCCTTCCGCACGGCAGGTACATAATGATAAGGCCTCACACGAGATTCATACATTTTCCCGAACACACTCACGATTACGTTGAGTTTGTGTATATGTGCACAGGAAGCACGGAGCACACCATCAACGGTACGCCGATAACTTTGCGGGAGGGAGAACTTCTGATGCTTGGCCAGCACGCACGGCAGGAGATTTACCCCGCAGGCAAGGATGATATAGCAGTGAACTTCATCGTGAAGCCCGACTTCTTTAACGGAGTGCTGTCTTTTCTCGGCAATGAAGAAACTCCGCTCCGGCGTTTTCTGCTGAGATGCATTACGGGCGAAAATGAGATGGGCTACATGTACTTCAAGGTCTCGGATGTCCTGCCGGTTCAGAACCTCGTAGAGAATCTTCTGTGGCTTCTCATCACCCAGACTTCAAACGTCAGAGGAATTTACCAGCTCACGATGGGGCTGCTGTTCGTTGAGTTGCTCGAGTGCACCGACAAGATGGAGTTTTCGCAGAAGGACCAGAGCATAATCATGAAGGTACTGCGCTACATCGAGGAGAATTACAGGAACGGAAGCCTGAGCGAGATTTCCGGCATCCTGCACTACGAACACACCGGGCTTTCACGGCTCATCAGCAAGGAGACAGGCCGGAACTTCACGCAGCTTTTGCGGGACAAGAGGATAGCGCAGGCGGCGTGGTTTCTCCTCAACACGGACGAGAGAGTCGACGACATTGCTTGCATGGTCGGCTATGAGAACATGACGCACTTCCACAAGCTGTTCCACGAGTATTACGGCAAGACCCCGAAGCACTACAGGGACTGCACATGA
- the flgB gene encoding flagellar basal body rod protein FlgB, producing MLGDYTWDVIDKESECLAQRFSAVTKNVANANTPGYARHNVSFEDQLREVMEQGTHLHMTVTDAGHIPSHPLRIRDVHAADTKIMDEQYRLDLNNVDPEREMAVLAETRMMYTGFMRIASSKLAMLRSVIAGR from the coding sequence ATGCTAGGCGATTATACGTGGGACGTAATCGACAAGGAGTCGGAGTGTCTCGCACAGCGTTTTTCGGCAGTAACCAAGAACGTAGCCAACGCCAACACGCCGGGTTATGCGCGCCACAACGTATCATTTGAGGATCAGCTCCGCGAGGTCATGGAGCAGGGTACGCACCTTCACATGACGGTAACGGATGCGGGGCACATACCTTCACACCCCTTGAGGATAAGGGACGTTCACGCCGCCGACACAAAGATAATGGATGAACAGTACCGCCTCGACCTCAACAACGTAGACCCTGAGCGCGAGATGGCAGTCTTGGCCGAAACACGCATGATGTACACCGGCTTCATGAGGATAGCTTCAAGCAAGCTGGCAATGCTGAGAAGCGTAATAGCCGGAAGATAG
- the flgC gene encoding flagellar basal body rod protein FlgC: MKIFDSLEVAGSSLTAHRLWLDTISSNLANINTTRTKAGGPYKRRVPLFSEMLDNTIGGYHDIGGVRVLEITEDNSAPRMVYQPDHPDANAEGYVAYPNVNLVREMTDMLVASRAYEANLSVVTTGRDMWNGALDVMRG, from the coding sequence ATGAAGATATTTGACAGCCTAGAAGTTGCGGGAAGTTCTTTGACGGCTCACAGGTTATGGCTCGACACGATTTCGTCGAACTTGGCCAACATCAACACTACGCGCACCAAAGCCGGAGGCCCCTACAAACGCAGAGTGCCTCTGTTCTCCGAGATGCTGGACAACACGATAGGCGGCTATCACGACATCGGAGGAGTCAGAGTGCTCGAGATCACAGAGGACAATTCAGCTCCGCGAATGGTCTACCAGCCCGACCACCCGGACGCTAACGCAGAAGGCTACGTCGCTTATCCTAACGTCAATCTTGTGCGCGAGATGACGGACATGCTCGTAGCAAGCCGTGCCTACGAGGCGAACTTGTCTGTAGTAACGACAGGACGGGACATGTGGAACGGTGCTCTTGACGTAATGAGAGGGTAA